A genome region from Mercenaria mercenaria strain notata chromosome 11, MADL_Memer_1, whole genome shotgun sequence includes the following:
- the LOC123532021 gene encoding uncharacterized protein LOC123532021, whose amino-acid sequence MSRTLVWGLSLMLSEFSMIVKVNGAAMQYIENSSERQDSFFQYSSQEERWADAAYRYINNLDCGDTLDAFFTTKRECKELVTIQRHRMNVYIASPSIFGYKYKTYLPDEPLSRSNSHDAVVVVDPFPLANFGHLVIVFYVDNNITPNDCHQREGRNLGHMQCMTLALRKRCKNALERRFRRRNYARRCEINFLPVVQTENSEKPTESFPIKRENHLKCRSKFAGFGLCPALRRLEDTTELICNPIRDNTQRCSTTRETVHTSCRMFEICDQAVIISGGWNRQTTGNRHLRNVELFYWMLRENGFKKRNIKIFFANGASGVHVPGDHPHQVLPAAMKLAFRYHIQTMCRTMQCVDSLVLYMNSPTKTDGTSLLWDVNGDGMADDDEQYTVEELQSDLSFCEARKVHLVIDQSYAGEIAQAFKNSAAHKNVIVFASGKDHEYAYNDDYTIHWVQANHRRDCSRQVHEHSTNEIKSSSPVMREGDQGAIKATIFGAPCDVTPEFTDQELRENYLGCQNLPTAEWLKSLSSKGD is encoded by the exons ATGTCTCGGACGTTAGTTTGGGGACTCTCTCTGATGTTGTCAGAGTTTTCAATGATTGTAAAAGTGAATGGGGCAGCTATGCAATATATAGAGAACAGTTCAGAACGGCAGGACTCTTTTTTTCAATATAGCAGTCAGGAAGAAAGATGGGCTGATGCCGCATATCGTTATATAAACAATCTGGATTGTGGAGACACACTTGATGCTTTTTTCACAACAAAAAGAGAGTGCAAAGAATTAGTGACTATCCAAAGGCATAGAATGAACGTGTATATAGCGTCTCCGTCCATATTTGGTTATAAGTACAAAACATACCTCCCCGACGAACCTTTATCAAGGTCTAACAGTCACGACGCTGTCGTCGTCGTGGACCCGTTTCCTCTTGCAAACTTTGGACATTTAGTTATTGTGTTCTATGTGGATAATAATATCACTCCAAATGATTGTCACCAGAGGGAAGGACGAAATTTAG GTCACATGCAATGTATGACTCTAGCATTAAGAAaaaggtgtaaaaatgcattaGAAAGACGTTTTCGACGGAGAAATTATGCACGAAGATGCGAGATAAATTTCTTACCCGTTGTTCAGACAGAAAATTCGGAAAAACCAACAGAATCTTTTCCTATAAAACGAGAAAACCATTTAAAATGTCGATCAAAATTTGCCGGTTTCGGACTTTGTCCGGCATTGCGGAGACTTGAGGATACAACCGAACTGATCTGTAATCCTATCCGTGATAATACACAGCGTTGTTCAACCACTCGTGAAACTGTCCACACAAGTTGTCGGATGTTCGAAATATGTGATCAAGCTGTTATCATTTCTGGAGGCTGGAACCGCCAGACAACAGGAAACAGACATCTCAGAAACGTAGAATTATTTTATTGGATGTTACGAGAAAATGGCTTCAAGAAAAGGAACATAAAGATCTTCTTTGCTAACGGTGCATCCGGTGTACATG TTCCAGGTGATCATCCACACCAAGTACTTCCGGCTGCGATGAAACTTGCCTTCCGGTATCACATTCAGACCATGTGCCGTACCATGCAATGTGTAGATTCTCTAGTTCTGTATATGAACAGCCCAACAAAAACTGACGGTACCTCACTGCTCTGGGACGTCAATGGAGACGGAATG GCTGACGATGATGAGCAATATACCGTAGAAGAGCTGCAATCTGACCTCTCCTTCTGTGAGGCCCGCAAAGTACACCTGGTTATAGATCAAAGTTATGCTGGAGAGATTGCACAAGCCTTCAAAAACTCGGCCGCTCATAAGAACGTGATTGTGTTTGCGAGTGGGAAAGACCATGAATATGCATACAATGACGATTACACAATTCACTGGGTACAGGCGAACCATAGGCGTGACTGTTCAAGACAAGTACACGAA CATAgcacaaatgaaattaaaagttcGTCACCAGTCATGCGTGAGGGGGATCAGGGAGCCATTAAAGCTACTATTTTTGGAGCTCCTTGTGACGTCACACCCGAATTCACCGATCAAGAACTTCGGGAAAACTATCTGGGATGCCAAAATTTACCAACAGCGGAATGGCTTAAATCACTAAGTAGTAAAGGTGATTAA